The DNA segment GGTGACCTGCACCCGCTGCCATGCGCGGTCCTCGATGCGGGAGGCCCTGGACCGGGTGGCCGCGGGCGAGCCCGATCCGCCGTGTCTGGTGTGCGGGGGAATCCTCAAGTCGGCCACGGTGATGTTCGGCGAGCGGCTGGACCCGGAGGTGCTCGCCACGGCGCTGGGGGTGGCGAAGGCGGCGGAGGTCTTCCTCGCGGTCGGCAGCACCCTCCAGGTACAGCCGGCGGCCTCGCTCGCCGGGGTCGCCGCGGAACACGGCGCACGCCTGATCATCGTCAACGCCGAGCCCACGCCGTACGACGCCCTCGCCGCCGAGGTGATCCGCGAACCGATCGGCAGTGCCCTGCCGAGGCTGCTGGCGGGGTTGACGGAGGGCGGCTGAGGCGCGGCCCTCGCGGCCTTCCGTCCTCGGTGCCGCTCTTCCCGCCGGACCGGGGCCACGCCTCGGCCCGGCGAACCCGGCACGGCCGATCCACGCCGACCGGCACCTGCCGCGTCGGACGGGGCACTGTGTCCTGGGCCACGCCCCCTCCTCCCGCCATCGTCTACAGTGCGGTAGACCGTCTACTTACCTGTAGTCGCTCCGGGGCGCGCAGCCCGGTCGCACCCGAGCCCACGACG comes from the Streptomyces angustmyceticus genome and includes:
- a CDS encoding SIR2 family NAD-dependent protein deacylase, with product MAGSDTPPAQPPRRPLVAILTGAGISTDSGIPDYRGPNGLWRRDPEAEKLVTYDTYMADPEIRRRSWRMRQDSPAFRAEPNAAHEAVVRLERSGTPVRVITQNVDGLHQRAGLPERKVLELHGTVRAVTCTRCHARSSMREALDRVAAGEPDPPCLVCGGILKSATVMFGERLDPEVLATALGVAKAAEVFLAVGSTLQVQPAASLAGVAAEHGARLIIVNAEPTPYDALAAEVIREPIGSALPRLLAGLTEGG